In Leptospira ellinghausenii, the following proteins share a genomic window:
- a CDS encoding dihydrofolate reductase family protein produces MRKVVFGINVSSDGFYGHTGMVVDDDLHQYFTDFLKQSDQILYGRITYDLMVPFWPDVAKNKSMSSVSNEFADVFTSLGKILFSHTVTKVTDPNTTIATRSLEEEVKFLKKQVGKDICVGSLSIASQLSSLGLIDEYRFVIHPVIVGQGPKLFSDHSLKTTVRLDLIDTKTFSSGNIAHHYKTRREN; encoded by the coding sequence ATGAGAAAAGTTGTCTTTGGAATCAATGTATCGTCGGATGGATTTTATGGCCATACAGGCATGGTTGTCGATGACGACCTACACCAATACTTCACCGATTTTTTGAAACAATCGGATCAGATCCTATATGGACGAATCACCTATGATCTGATGGTTCCATTTTGGCCTGATGTTGCAAAAAATAAATCCATGTCTTCCGTAAGTAATGAATTTGCTGACGTTTTCACTTCCCTTGGAAAAATTTTGTTTTCTCATACGGTTACGAAGGTAACTGATCCGAACACAACCATCGCTACTCGGTCACTCGAGGAAGAAGTGAAATTTCTTAAAAAACAAGTTGGTAAGGACATTTGTGTTGGTAGTTTAAGTATTGCTTCCCAACTTTCTAGTCTCGGTCTCATCGATGAATATCGGTTTGTCATCCATCCCGTCATTGTGGGACAAGGTCCTAAGTTATTTAGTGATCACTCTTTAAAAACAACTGTTAGATTGGATTTGATAGATACCAAAACGTTTTCCTCAGGAAATATAGCACACCATTACAAAACGAGAAGAGAGAATTGA